The window CCAGCGTGGGCTGCGTGACGTCGCGCTGGCGACCCTGCGCGTCCTTGCCCTCCCACCAGTGTTTCGGCAGCACCGGCAGGTCGCCCATGATGTGCGGCAGTTCGCGATTGCCTGTCTGGTCGAACTTGAACTCGACCTCCCGCTCGGAGATGGCGACGGCTTCCGTGACGTTCGCATAATAGCGGTTATGCATCTGGCTGTGCTCCTTGAGCACATTGAACGACCACACCACGTCTTCTGCCGTGATCGGCTCGCGGTCATGCCAGCGCGCGCGTTCGTCGATACGGTACGTCGCCGAAGAATAATCGTCGGGATATTTGAAGGCGTCGGCGATGAGGGCGTGGCTGGTGCCGGCATCGGCCAGCGACTGCTGCATCAGCGTATCCCACAGCATGCCGCCGAAATAGGTGAGGCCGGCAGCGGCCGTTCCACGCACGATGAATGGATTGAAGCTGTCGAAGGTGCCTGGCGCGACCGTATTGAGCTGGCCGCCTTTCGGCGCATCGGGATTGACGTGATCGTAGCGCTCGAAGGGCGCTGTCTCCGCCTCCGGGTTGATCAGCGACGATGTGCTCCGCCATTCCTGATCCTGGCTGCTGGCGCTTCCGATACCGGCCGTAAAGGCCAATGCGGCGGCGGCCGTGAGAGCCATCGTGCGGAGACCGGAAATTCCCATCGTCAACCTCGCTGCTGTCTGAGTGGTCACGCTAAGGTAGCCTGACTGTCGCGAATGAAAACCGCTGTTCGACGAAATCATCGCGAGCCTCGTGAAGAGGCTAACAAAAAAGCCGGGCGAAACCCGGCTTTTTCGTGATCCGAAGATTACAAATCCGTCATTGATTGGCGGGCGGGGGCGGTGTCGCCTCCTGTCCGGGCGTCTCCGAGCCGGGACCCGTGCCTGCATCGGTCTCCGGCGCGGCCGACGAACCGTCGTCGGTGGCGTCGGGCTGTGCCGGAGCGGTGGGCGCGGCAGGCTGTTCGGCCGGGGCTGCGTCCTGTGCGGGAGCGGCAGGCTCTTCTGCAGGCGCGGCATCCTCGGCAGGCGCGGTGCCTTCAGCGGGTGCGGCACCATCGGCCGGGGCTGCATCCTCGGCGGGAGCTGCGCCGTCGGCTGGTGCTTCGCCTTCCGCCGGCGCTGCCTCGTCGCCTTCAGCAGGAGCGGCTGCGACTTCGGGAAGCGGTGCCGGGTCGTTGGAGAGCGTGCGAAGGTAAACCAGCAGGTTTGCCTCTTCCTGCGGATTCTTGATGCCGGCGAAGGCCATCGCGGTACCCGAGATGTAGGCGCGCGGTGCCTGCGTAAACCCGCTCAGGTGCTCCCAGTCCCAGACGACCGATCCGCCCTGCGAGAATTCGCGCATGGCAGCCGAATAGTTGAAGCCTTCGTGGCTGGCGATCGGCCGGTTCACGACACCCCAGAGGTTCGGGCCGACCTTGTTGGCTCCGCCTTCTTCCGCGGTGTGGCAGGCCGCGCAACGGCGAAACGCCTGCTCGCCGGCCGCCGCGTCGGCGGTCTGCATAAGTTCCGGGATCGAAGGGCCAGCCTCCGCCGGGGCGTCGCCGCCGGCAGCGGGCTCAGCCGCCTCGATGATGTAGCCGGGCTTTTCCGGCGCATGCGCGGCGAAGATGCTGTCGGACGCAATGCTGACCGACATGACCACGAACACCACCGCGAGGAACGCGCCGATCAGCTTGTTGAGTTCGAACGAATCCATAATCTACCAAGGCTCCCTTGTCCGACCGCGACGTCGATGCCTGCGTGCCCCTGCGCGCGCAAACCATATCCCCCGTGCGGTAGATGCCGGTGAAATCGCGCGGAAACTAGGTCTTTTGCTCGATCCTTGCAACACATATAAGGGCCCATCCAAGTGAGACCTTTTGACACTTTAGACCGTCGCAACAGAGCCTTTCAAACGCAATGTCCACGCTCGTCCTGATCCCCGCACGCATGGCGGCAACACGTCTTCCCGGCAAGCCGCTGGCGGATATCGGGGGAAGGCCGATGATTGCGCACGTTGCGGACCGCGCACGCGACAGCGGTGTCGGGCGCGTCGTCATCGCGACCGATTCGGTCGAGATCATGCAGGCCGCAGCCGGTGCGGGACATGAAGCGATCATGACGGGCGCAGACCACCAGTCCGGCTCCGACCGCATCTTCGAAGCGCTGCAGACGCTCGATCCGGGCGAGGCCGTGGAAAAAATCATCAACCTCCAGGGCGACCTGCCGACGATCGATCCGGCGCTGGTGGACGCGGCCCTGCGCACACTCGACGATCCGGCCGTGGATATCGGGACGCTGGGCGTGGAGATCGTCCGCGAGGACGAGAAGACCAACCCCAACGTCGTCAAGATCGTCGGAACGCCGGTTGCGCCGGACCGGCTTCGCGCGCTCTATTTCACCCGCGCGACCGCGCCCTATGGCGACGGACCGCTCTACCATCATATCGGCATCTACGCCTATCGCCGCGCTGCACTCGCGCGGTTCGTGGCGATGCCGCAATCGACGCTCGAAATGCGCGAGAAGCTCGAACAGCTTCGCGCGCTGGAGGCGGGCATGCGCATCGACGCCGCGATCGTCAGGTCCGTTCCGCTGGGCGTCGACACGCCGGCCGATCTGGAACGCGCCCGCGAGATCATTGCCAAGGGTATCAGCACATGACCACGACGAACAAAATCTCCTTCCAGGGCGAGCCCGGCGCGAACTCGGACACCGCATGCCGGGACATGTTCCCCGACATGGAGCCGCTGCCGTGCCCGACATTCGAGGATGCGTTCAACGCGGTCGAGACCGGCAAGGCGGACCTCGCGATGATCCCGATCGAGAACACGATCGCGGGCCGCGTCGCCGACATCCATCATCTGCTGCCGGAATCGAAGCTGCACATCGTCGGCGAATATTTCCTGCCGATCCATTTCCAGTTGATGGTGCTGCCGGGCGTGAAGCGGCAGGAGATCAAGACGATCCACAGCCACATCCACGCGCTGGGGCAGTGCCGCAAATACATCCGCAAGAACGGCTGGAAGCCGATGGTCGCGGGCGACACTGCGGGCGCGGCCAAGCTGGTCGCGGAGGTGCAGGACCGCACGATGGCAGCCCTTGCGCCGCGCCTGGCGTCGTCGCTCTACGGGCTGGACATCATCGCGGAGAATGTCGAGGACGCCGAAAACAACGTCACCCGCTTCGTCGTGCTGTCGAAGGAAAAGCGCTGGGCGCCCCGCGCCGACCCGCAGACGCTGATGATGACGACCTTCGTCTATCGCGTGCACAACATTCCCGCAGCACTCTACAAGGCGATGGGCGGGTTTGCGACGAACGGCGTCAACATGACCAAGCTGGAAAGCTACCAGTTGGGCGGACAATTCTTCTCGACGCAGTTCTATGCCGATATCGAAGGGCACCCGGACGACAAGAATGTCGCGCAGGCGCTGAAGGAGCTCGCCTTCTTCTCACGCGAGGTCCGCATTCTCGGCGTCTATGATGCCCATCCGTTCCGCGAAACGCAGGTCAGCGACGACGACTGAGTCCGGTTCAAATCTCCCAGCGGCGGCGCGGGTCGGCCTCGGCCATCACGTCGAAGGCATCATCCTTGAGAAGGCCGAACAGCCGGAAGCGGCGGGTATGCACGAGATGCGGGTCGAAGCCCGCGCGCCGGCAGCCTTTCAGCGACGCGACGTTCTCGACGCCGACGAAGGTGTGCACGTAGCGCGCGTCGACATCGGCCGCCTGTTCCGCAAAAAGCGCCATCGCCGCCGACATGATGCCCAGCCCGCGATGGCTGGGCGGCGTGTAGGCGCTTTCGAGCAGCGCTTCGTCGCGGCCAAGCGTCGGAAACCCGCCGAGCTGCTCGACCTTGTCGTTCTGGCGATGGCCGAAAAGCCACTGCATGTAGGCAGGCTGGCCGTCGCGCTCGTCGATCGCGACGAAGCCCTCCGCGAAGCCGACCTTGTCGACGAAGATGCGGCGCCACTGGACTTCCATCTGGTCCGCCGCCGGCAGCGCCGAGGCGTCCTCGGGCAGCAGGATTTCGAGGTCGGCGGCGGTCATCCGGCGCACCGAGATCGGAATCTTGGCCGCGACGTGCTCGATCGGCACGGTCAGGTCGCGGCGCAGGCCGTAGCGCACGGTTCGCGAGACGAGGGCCGGCTTGAAGCGCCCCTGGATTCGCTGGCGCAGGATGTCGATCTTGTGGGCGAAGTCGGGCGACTGATGCGCCGACGGCTTGCTCATTCCAATGCTCATCTGAGCGTCTCCCGAGATCGCCATGCGTCCAAGCGGACGCACAGCATGATCTATCTCTTTGAGTGAGCGTCGGAATTATCCAAAAGCGATTCCCGCCTGCGGTCCGATGCTCTGAGGTTCCGTCTCGCAGGCCCGCCGGGAGGATTTCACCGACGGGCTGCCGCTTGGGTCAGAGTTCCCAGCGGCGACGCGGATCGTCCGGCTGCATGATGTCGAAATGGTCGTCCTTGAGCAGCCCGAAGAGCCGGAAACGCTGCGTGTGCAGCATATGCGGCTCGTAGCCGATGCGGCGCGCGCCCTTCAGCGCGGCCCGGTTCGCCACCCCTATAAAGGTGTGTACGTAGCGCGCACCGAACTCGACGGCCTTCTCGGTCAAGATGTTGCCTGCAACCGGGAGCACGCCGAGACCGCGATAGCTGCGCGGTGTATAGGCGTTCTCCAACAGCGCGTCCTCCGGCCCCAGATCGGGGAAGCCGCCGACGCGGCGCACGAGATGGTTGTCGGCATGGCCGAATAGCCACTGCACGTAGCAGGGCGTACCGTCGCGCTCGTCCACGGCGACCGAACCGTTCGCGATTCCGACCTTGTCGATGAAGATCCTGCGCCACGTGACCTCCAACTGGTCGGAGCGGGAAAGCGCCGACACATCGTCCGGCAGCAGCGCCTCGACGTCCGACGCCGTCATCCGACGGCAGGAAAGCGGTATCTTCGCGTTGAGGGGCTCGACGGGGACCGTCAGGTCGCGGCGAAGCCCGTAGCGCTCGATGCGCGTCGCGAGCTGTGGCTTAAGTCTTCCCCTGATCCGCTGGCCGAGTTGGTTCAGCGTGTGCGGAAGACCATGCGAACCGGGCATTTGCGTTGCAGTTTCGATGCTCATGACAACACCTCCTGGGGGTCATTTCCTGCTCCCGCTCAGGACAATGCAACCAGCGTGCCATCCCGGTATGGCACATCGAGGCGGCTTCCGGAAAAGAGACGACCGCGGGCCCGCCGCGACGCCTTACGCCTCCGCCCAGCCCCGGATCAAATGGCTGGCGATCGCGCCCGGCGGGGGCACGACGATCCCGCCCGAATGGACGCCCGCGATCATGTCGCGAACCTCGCTGCGCGAGAACCACCGACAGTCTTCCAGTTCCTTGCCGTCGAAGGCGATGTCCTCGTTGAGCGCCTCGCCGAAGCACCCGATCATCAGCGAATAGGGGAACGGCCATGGCTGGCTGGCATGATAGGCGACGCGACCGAGCCGGATGGCTGCTTCCTCGAACGTCTCGCGGCGCACCGCGTTCTCGATCGTCTCGCCGGGTTCGATGAAGCCCGCGAGCGCCGAATACATGCCGGGCGCGAAATGCGGGCTGCGGCCGAGCAGGCAGAAATCCTCTCGCACCGCCAGCATGATCGCCACCGGGTCGGTGCGGGGGAAATGCTCGGCGGCGCAGTTGGTGCAGATGCGCTTGTAGCCGCCGATGCGCATCTCGGTCGCATGGCCGCATCGTCCGCAGAAGCGGTGGGTGTGATGCCAGGTGAGAAGGGCCGCACCTTGCGCGAGTTCGCCGAGCGTCTCGGGCGAGACGAGGCCCTGCATATAGACGGAGCGGTGGTCGATCGCCTTCAGGCCCTCGGGCAGATCGTCCGGCTCGATCGCGCCCGGCGCCATGATGACAGGCCCCGCATCGCCCATGCCCAGCAGGACGGCGTGCTCGAGCTTGGCGCCCAGCCCGCGCGCTTCGTCGAGGCTGAAATAGGCATCCGCGTCGGCGCCATTGATCTTGAGATACAGCCGGCCGCCGCGGGTCTGGAGAACGCGCAACCGCGGATCGGCGAGAGCGGCGGGGAGCGTGTCCTCGCTGCGGTTCTCCGCCTGACGGTCGATGCGGTTGCCGGCGAAGCCGACGAACTGGCTCGGCTCGCGCAATGGCGCGGAAAAGAGGGGGAATGTCATGGGAGTTCCTGCTGGACGGTTTACTGCGAGAGCGCCGACCGTATCGTGTTGACGAACTGGTGCAAATCCTCGCGCCGATAGGGTTCGCGCATGCCGAACCCCCAGACCGGACCGGGCCAGCCGGGGTCGCCCTCGTTGCGCGCGACCACATGCATGTGCAGTTGCGGCACCATGTTTCCGAGTGCGGCGATGTTGATCTTGTGACAGCCCGTCGCGGCCTTCAGCGCCTGCGAAACCATGTTCATCTCGAAAATGAGCATGGTCTGGTCGAGCGGGGTCATGTCGTGGATTTCAAGGATGCCCGGTCGCTGCGGAACGAGCATCAGCCACGGCCAGCGCCGGTCGTCCATCAGGCGAAGCTCGCACAGGCCGAGCCACATCAGGGGCTGGCTGTCGCGCTCCAGGCGCGGATCGAGCTCGAAACCGGCCGGCTTTGCGGGCATGGGGGTGTTTCCTCAGTCTTTTGCGTGAGGCTAGAGGTGCCGTCGGGCGCCTGCAAGCGAATCATTCTCTTTCGAGGAGGCCATGGACCGGATAATCGCAACGGTCGCGGCTGCCTCTTGCATTCGGATCGTGAATTGCCGATATGGAGGCCGGGAGGTTGGTGGTGGACGATCCACTCGCCAACCGGGTCAGATCCGGAAGGAAGCAGCCCTAACGAGCCCGGAACGGGTCATTGTTCCAGCCTCCCACCTCATCGCCGCCATGACCGAATAGTGCGCCGCGCCGTTGACCTGACGCCTCGGGGCGGGCGACATTGCGCGCAGGATGGAGCAGACGAGTGACATGAGCGAGGCCGGACCAAACGCAACGGGAAAGTCGGGCGCGTATCGCGTGCTGGCGCGAAAGTACCGTCCGCGCGACTTTTCCGCGCTCATCGGCCAGGAGCCGATGGTCCGCACGCTCACCAATGCGTTTTCGACTGGCCGAATCGCTCAGGCCTGGATGCTCACCGGCGTCCGAGGCGTCGGCAAGACGACGACGGCGCGCATTCTCGCCCGCGCGCTCAACTACAAGACCGCCGAGATCGATCAGCCCTCGGTCGATCTGAGCGTCCCCGGCATCCACTGCGACGCGATCATGGAAGGCCGCCATGTCGATGTGATCGAGATGGACGCCGCCTCGCATACCGGCATCGACGACATTCGCGAGATCATCGAGCAGGTGCGCTATTCGCCGGTGTCGGCGCGCTACAAGGTCTACATCATCGACGAGGTTCACATGCTGTCGAATCAGGCCTTCAACGGCCTGCTGAAGACGCTCGAGGAACCGCCGGCGCATGTGAAATTCATCTTCGCCACGACCGAAATCCGCAAGGTGCCGATCACGATCCTGTCGCGCTGCCAGCGTTTCGACCTGCGCCGGATCGACGCCGCCCTGATCAGCCAAGATCTGGCGCGCATCGGGGCTCTGGAGGGCGTCGAGGCCGAAAGCGAGGCGCTGGCGATGATCGCGCGCGCGGCGGAAGGCTCGATGCGCGACGCGCAGTCGATCTTCGACCAGGCGATCGCGCATTCTTCCGGTCAGGTCACCGCCGAAACCGTGCGCGACATGCTGGGCCTTGCGGACCGTGCCCGCATTCTCGACCTGTTCGACATGCTCATGAAGGGCGACGTCGCTGCCGCACTGGGCGAGTTCCGCGCGCAATATGATGCCGGTGCGGATCCCGCGACCGTGCTGACCGAACTGGCGGAGATCAACCACCTCGTGACCCGCATGCGCTTCGTGCCGGCCGCGGCCGACGACGCGTCGCTGTCGCAGGACGAGCGCACGCGCGGGCTAGAGTTCTCGAAGACGCTGTCGGTGCGGGTGCTGTCACGCGCCTGGCAGATGCTGCTCAAGGGCATCTCGGAGGTTCAGCAGGCAAACCGCCCGATCAACGCCGCCGAGATGGTGCTCATCAGGCTTGCGCACGCGGCCTCGCTGCCGACGCTCGACGAAGCATTGAAGATGCTGGAAACCGGGGGTGCCGCATCGAATGGCGCTGCGCGTGGCAATGGCGCGCCCGCTCCGCATGGCAGCAGTGGGCCAAACGGCGGCGCCTCGGCGGTTGCCGTCGGCCAGCCGCGCATGGCGCCGCAGCCCTCGGGCGGCGGACAGACGATGCGGCTCGTCGCATCGCAGCCCGCTGAGGATCGCAGCCCGCAGTTCGAGGCGCCGCCGGCGCCCGTCGAGGAACAGGTCGCGGGCCCGACGATCCGCACGCTCGCCGATATCGCAGCGCTTGCCGACCAGCATCGCGAGATGGCGCTGAAGATCCAGATCAAGCGCTGCGTGCGGCCGGTGCGCATCGAAAGCGGGCGGCTGGAGGTCGCGCTGACCGCGGACGCGCCCAGGACGCTGCTCAACGACATCTCCAATCGCCTCAAGGACTGGACCGGCCGACCCTGGATGGTCACGGTCTCGAAGGAGGAGGGCGGACCCACCCTTTCGGAGATCGAGGAGGAGAAGCGCGAGACGCAACTGATGGACGCGCGCAGCGACCCGGCCGTCGCCGCCATCCTCTCGCGCTTTCCCGGCGCGCGCATCATCGATATCCGCATTCCCGACGCGCCCGAAGTGGAGAGCGAGGATGCACCCGAGGAACCCACCATCGACCCCGGCATCGGGGACGATGACGACGACGAACTCTAGAATATTCGGAGACGCACGATGAAAGACCTTCTCGGCATGATGAGCAAGGCGAAGGAGATGCAGGCGAAATTCGCGCAGCTCCAGGACGAGATCGCCACGATCGAAGCCAGCGGCCAGTCGGGTGGCGGGCTTGTTCAGGTCACGCTTTCGGGCAAGTTCGAACTGCGCTCGCTCAAGATCGACCCGTCGCTTTTCAAGGAAGACGACGTCGAGGTTCTGGAGGATCTGATCCTTGCCGCCCACAACGACGCCAAGTCGAAGGTCGAAGCCGCGATGCAGGAAAAGACCCGCGAACTCACCGCCGGCCTGCCGATCCCGCCCGGCATGAAGCTGCCTTTCTAGGATCCGATCGGGCGGCCCGTAATCCGCGGCTCTTCATAGTCGAGATCATCATCGACATCCGGATTCATCTCGATCTGCTGCCCGTGGCGGATCGAGAGGATGGTGATCTCGTTTCTCTCGATTTCGTAGTCGAGGATGTGGTTGCCGGCGACAAGTCTTCGGGCGCCCTCCACGGGCAATCGAGCTATGTCGCGGCCGAGTTCAGGGAAAGTCGCAAGATTCCGCCGGGCTTCGGCGATCCGGTTCCGGAAATCTATCGCCGCTTGCGTGCTGTAGCGTTTGAGATAGAGGGCCTCCGCGCGTAGGTAAGCCGCTGCCTGCGCCGATACCCAACCTTCACCTCTATGCCACCTTGGCGGCGATCAACTCATCGATCTCCCGAAGGACATCATCGATGTCGTGGACATCGCCGTTGGCGACCTCCTCGCGACCCCGACGCATCGCGAGAATGTCGGCTCCCTCCCGCGCCAGATAGTGGCGGAGCGCCCTGACCATCACCCAGCTACGGGAACGGTCGCAGGTCTCGGCGATCTTCTCGATCTCTTGAAGGACCTCGACCGGAAGCCGAAGTGTGATCGGATCGGAAAGCTTGGGTCGGCACATGGCGGCAGCCTCCATTTGTAATACATAGTATTACAAGGTGCCTTGCCGCTCAAGGCCGCGCCGTGCGGTCCTTGTTTCGCTTGCCATGCTTTTGCCTGAAATATCCTCTTCTTTTGCCCCATCCAAGCGGCGGGGGCGGCTTTGGAGAGGGTCAGTTTCGTGTTGTCTAAGCCCCTGA is drawn from Mesorhizobium sp. CAU 1732 and contains these coding sequences:
- a CDS encoding cytochrome c family protein, whose amino-acid sequence is MDSFELNKLIGAFLAVVFVVMSVSIASDSIFAAHAPEKPGYIIEAAEPAAGGDAPAEAGPSIPELMQTADAAAGEQAFRRCAACHTAEEGGANKVGPNLWGVVNRPIASHEGFNYSAAMREFSQGGSVVWDWEHLSGFTQAPRAYISGTAMAFAGIKNPQEEANLLVYLRTLSNDPAPLPEVAAAPAEGDEAAPAEGEAPADGAAPAEDAAPADGAAPAEGTAPAEDAAPAEEPAAPAQDAAPAEQPAAPTAPAQPDATDDGSSAAPETDAGTGPGSETPGQEATPPPPANQ
- a CDS encoding 3-deoxy-manno-octulosonate cytidylyltransferase, which gives rise to MSTLVLIPARMAATRLPGKPLADIGGRPMIAHVADRARDSGVGRVVIATDSVEIMQAAAGAGHEAIMTGADHQSGSDRIFEALQTLDPGEAVEKIINLQGDLPTIDPALVDAALRTLDDPAVDIGTLGVEIVREDEKTNPNVVKIVGTPVAPDRLRALYFTRATAPYGDGPLYHHIGIYAYRRAALARFVAMPQSTLEMREKLEQLRALEAGMRIDAAIVRSVPLGVDTPADLERAREIIAKGIST
- a CDS encoding prephenate dehydratase, coding for MTTTNKISFQGEPGANSDTACRDMFPDMEPLPCPTFEDAFNAVETGKADLAMIPIENTIAGRVADIHHLLPESKLHIVGEYFLPIHFQLMVLPGVKRQEIKTIHSHIHALGQCRKYIRKNGWKPMVAGDTAGAAKLVAEVQDRTMAALAPRLASSLYGLDIIAENVEDAENNVTRFVVLSKEKRWAPRADPQTLMMTTFVYRVHNIPAALYKAMGGFATNGVNMTKLESYQLGGQFFSTQFYADIEGHPDDKNVAQALKELAFFSREVRILGVYDAHPFRETQVSDDD
- a CDS encoding GNAT family N-acetyltransferase encodes the protein MSIGMSKPSAHQSPDFAHKIDILRQRIQGRFKPALVSRTVRYGLRRDLTVPIEHVAAKIPISVRRMTAADLEILLPEDASALPAADQMEVQWRRIFVDKVGFAEGFVAIDERDGQPAYMQWLFGHRQNDKVEQLGGFPTLGRDEALLESAYTPPSHRGLGIMSAAMALFAEQAADVDARYVHTFVGVENVASLKGCRRAGFDPHLVHTRRFRLFGLLKDDAFDVMAEADPRRRWEI
- a CDS encoding N-acetyltransferase: MSIETATQMPGSHGLPHTLNQLGQRIRGRLKPQLATRIERYGLRRDLTVPVEPLNAKIPLSCRRMTASDVEALLPDDVSALSRSDQLEVTWRRIFIDKVGIANGSVAVDERDGTPCYVQWLFGHADNHLVRRVGGFPDLGPEDALLENAYTPRSYRGLGVLPVAGNILTEKAVEFGARYVHTFIGVANRAALKGARRIGYEPHMLHTQRFRLFGLLKDDHFDIMQPDDPRRRWEL
- the nudC gene encoding NAD(+) diphosphatase; this encodes MTFPLFSAPLREPSQFVGFAGNRIDRQAENRSEDTLPAALADPRLRVLQTRGGRLYLKINGADADAYFSLDEARGLGAKLEHAVLLGMGDAGPVIMAPGAIEPDDLPEGLKAIDHRSVYMQGLVSPETLGELAQGAALLTWHHTHRFCGRCGHATEMRIGGYKRICTNCAAEHFPRTDPVAIMLAVREDFCLLGRSPHFAPGMYSALAGFIEPGETIENAVRRETFEEAAIRLGRVAYHASQPWPFPYSLMIGCFGEALNEDIAFDGKELEDCRWFSRSEVRDMIAGVHSGGIVVPPPGAIASHLIRGWAEA
- a CDS encoding HIT family protein, with protein sequence MPAKPAGFELDPRLERDSQPLMWLGLCELRLMDDRRWPWLMLVPQRPGILEIHDMTPLDQTMLIFEMNMVSQALKAATGCHKINIAALGNMVPQLHMHVVARNEGDPGWPGPVWGFGMREPYRREDLHQFVNTIRSALSQ
- a CDS encoding DNA polymerase III subunit gamma/tau, which gives rise to MSEAGPNATGKSGAYRVLARKYRPRDFSALIGQEPMVRTLTNAFSTGRIAQAWMLTGVRGVGKTTTARILARALNYKTAEIDQPSVDLSVPGIHCDAIMEGRHVDVIEMDAASHTGIDDIREIIEQVRYSPVSARYKVYIIDEVHMLSNQAFNGLLKTLEEPPAHVKFIFATTEIRKVPITILSRCQRFDLRRIDAALISQDLARIGALEGVEAESEALAMIARAAEGSMRDAQSIFDQAIAHSSGQVTAETVRDMLGLADRARILDLFDMLMKGDVAAALGEFRAQYDAGADPATVLTELAEINHLVTRMRFVPAAADDASLSQDERTRGLEFSKTLSVRVLSRAWQMLLKGISEVQQANRPINAAEMVLIRLAHAASLPTLDEALKMLETGGAASNGAARGNGAPAPHGSSGPNGGASAVAVGQPRMAPQPSGGGQTMRLVASQPAEDRSPQFEAPPAPVEEQVAGPTIRTLADIAALADQHREMALKIQIKRCVRPVRIESGRLEVALTADAPRTLLNDISNRLKDWTGRPWMVTVSKEEGGPTLSEIEEEKRETQLMDARSDPAVAAILSRFPGARIIDIRIPDAPEVESEDAPEEPTIDPGIGDDDDDEL
- a CDS encoding YbaB/EbfC family nucleoid-associated protein — protein: MKDLLGMMSKAKEMQAKFAQLQDEIATIEASGQSGGGLVQVTLSGKFELRSLKIDPSLFKEDDVEVLEDLILAAHNDAKSKVEAAMQEKTRELTAGLPIPPGMKLPF
- a CDS encoding ribbon-helix-helix protein, CopG family; the encoded protein is MCRPKLSDPITLRLPVEVLQEIEKIAETCDRSRSWVMVRALRHYLAREGADILAMRRGREEVANGDVHDIDDVLREIDELIAAKVA